The following proteins are encoded in a genomic region of Candidatus Zixiibacteriota bacterium:
- a CDS encoding cation-efflux pump, whose product MNEIEKKGHHEKVSVAFSSLLAAIFLTGTKLVVGIITQSLGIISEAAHSGLDLVAAAMTYFTVKRSDKPADAEHHYGHGKFENFSALLEAILLLITCAWIIVESIKRFFKPVEIKVIPISFVVLVVAIAIDFSRSRALYRIARKYQSQALEADALHFSSDIFSSLVVILGLIFVRLGLPVADPLAALGVAVVVLHASWKLGKRTVDALIDRAPEGLDLKIKEMVQTIAQVSSISRLRLRRAGNHYFLDMNVMLEKDSSLEKAHQVTTQIEDKISELLPNSDVVVHTEPEEGAGFLEDKADLLRDGEEEKKIVYEILNQHFTDFVEFHDLTLRRIKGSRLISLHLVVPGDIKIEDAHKLCDHLENDIKERLVSSEISIHIEPCEGECITCEQECKSRESGKMEKKDDD is encoded by the coding sequence TTGAACGAGATCGAGAAAAAAGGACATCACGAGAAGGTGAGCGTTGCTTTCAGCTCCCTTTTAGCCGCCATTTTCCTGACTGGGACCAAACTGGTGGTTGGGATTATCACTCAAAGCCTGGGGATAATTTCTGAGGCGGCCCATTCTGGTTTGGACTTGGTTGCTGCTGCGATGACTTATTTTACGGTAAAGCGGTCTGATAAACCCGCGGATGCCGAACATCATTACGGACACGGCAAATTTGAAAATTTCTCAGCCCTGCTGGAGGCGATTTTACTCCTTATAACCTGCGCCTGGATAATCGTCGAAAGCATCAAACGTTTTTTCAAACCAGTTGAGATCAAGGTCATCCCCATAAGCTTTGTGGTGCTTGTGGTCGCGATCGCAATAGATTTTTCCAGGTCCAGAGCCCTTTACAGAATTGCGAGGAAATATCAAAGTCAGGCTTTAGAGGCGGATGCCCTTCATTTCAGCAGTGACATCTTTAGCTCGCTGGTGGTGATTCTGGGGCTTATCTTCGTCAGGCTCGGCCTGCCGGTCGCAGATCCCCTGGCCGCTCTGGGAGTAGCAGTTGTAGTTCTGCATGCTTCCTGGAAATTGGGTAAGAGAACGGTAGATGCTCTCATTGATCGAGCGCCAGAAGGGCTTGACCTGAAGATCAAGGAGATGGTGCAAACCATTGCCCAGGTTAGCTCTATCTCCAGACTTCGGCTGAGAAGAGCAGGTAATCACTATTTTCTGGATATGAACGTAATGCTGGAAAAAGACAGCTCTTTAGAAAAAGCTCACCAGGTTACCACCCAGATAGAGGATAAAATTTCCGAGCTGCTGCCGAATTCCGATGTGGTGGTCCACACAGAGCCGGAAGAGGGAGCGGGATTCCTAGAGGATAAGGCTGACCTACTGAGGGATGGTGAAGAGGAAAAAAAGATTGTGTATGAGATACTGAATCAGCACTTCACCGACTTCGTGGAATTTCATGATTTGACTCTCAGGAGAATCAAGGGCTCCAGATTGATCAGCCTTCATCTGGTCGTGCCGGGGGATATAAAGATCGAAGATGCTCATAAACTCTGCGACCATCTTGAAAATGATATAAAAGAAAGGCTGGTTTCATCAGAGATCTCAATTCATATCGAGCCTTGCGAAGGTGAATGTATAACCTGCGAGCAGGAATGCAAATCCAGAGAGTCAGGAAAAATGGAGAAGAAAGATGATGACTAA